A genome region from Gadus chalcogrammus isolate NIFS_2021 chromosome 7, NIFS_Gcha_1.0, whole genome shotgun sequence includes the following:
- the LOC130385956 gene encoding LOW QUALITY PROTEIN: dTDP-D-glucose 4,6-dehydratase-like (The sequence of the model RefSeq protein was modified relative to this genomic sequence to represent the inferred CDS: inserted 1 base in 1 codon), producing the protein MESIQTVMVTGGSASFSTSLLDYCCSPRSLXSVQHMDNYCFIQGDVCDQRLVSHLFNTEDIDVVFHLAAMTHVETSYLCPSLFQRVNVEGTRVVLAAARGAGHALRRFVYVSTDEVYGGGGLQVFDEDSPLRPSNPYSATKAAAECLVQSYWDEYKFPVIVTRSNNVYGPRQYPEKVIPRFVSLLQANKKCTIQGSAPKSRHFLYVDDVIEAFLLVLAQGAVGGVYNMGVGHEVPILQLARELVTMIQDVPETQLSDWLDFVPDRPRLELRYPMSSEKLRGLGWRPRVPWTEGLRRTVEWYKSNPDFWPGESEDRGNGTGMITSDS; encoded by the exons ATGGAGTCGATCCAGACTGTTATGGTCACCGGAGGCTCGGCTTCAT TCTCCACATCCTTG CTGGACTACTGCTGCAGCCCCCGGAGTC ATAGTGTTCAGCACATGGACAACTACTGCTTCATCCAg ggtGATGTGTGTGACCAGCGTCTGGTCTCTCACCTCTTCAACACCGAGGACATCGACGTGGTGTTTCACCTGGCCGCCATGACACACGTCG agACCTCCtacctctgtccctccctcttccagaGGGTGAACGTGGAGGGTACCCGGGTGGTCCTGGCCGCGGCCCGGGGGGCCGGCCACGCCCTGCGGCGCTTCGTGTACGTCAGCACGGACGAGGTCTACGGGGGCGGCGGCCTGCAG gtgttTGATGAAGACAGTCCTCTCAGACCATCTAACCCCTACTCTGCTACCAAAGCAGCAGCCGAATGCCTAGTTCAGTCCTACTGGGATGAgtacaag TTTCCAGTCATCGTCACCAGAAGCAACAATGTTTATGGACCCAGGCAGTACCCAGAGAAG GTCATTCCAAGATTCGTGTCCCTCCTGCAAGCCAACAAGAAATG CACCATCCAGGGCTCCGCCCCCAAGTCCCGGCACTTCCTGTACGTGGACGACGTCATCGAGGCCTTCCTATTGGTCCTCGCCCAGGGGGCGGTGGGCGGAGTCTACAACATGGGCGTCGGCCATGAGGTGCCCATCCTCCAGCTGGCCAGGGAGCTGGTCACGATG ATTCAGGATGTTCCGGAAACGCAACTGAGCGACTGGCTTGACTTTGTGCCCGACAG GCCGCGGCTGGAGCTCCGCTACCCAATGAGCAGCGAGAAGCTCCGGGGGCTGGGCTGGAGGCCGAGGGTCCCCTGGACGGAGGGGCTCCGCAGGACAG tcGAGTGGTACAAAAGCAACCCAGACTTCTGGCCGGGCGAGTCCGAAGACCGCGGGAACGGGACCGGCATGATCACCTCTGATTCATGA